A genome region from Scleropages formosus chromosome 6, fSclFor1.1, whole genome shotgun sequence includes the following:
- the ved gene encoding ventrally expressed dharma/bozozok antagonist → MRSRFSVEWLSQSSENNGSAPAGPWPSTNQTDLCASSTLPESLPGFYCSKREAGTKPEERPHGSAVPQCPEATSHSLAQVYGSPQETSFRGSLEEVGEQTGGSESKGGSPLSPAALQDSSIASTGTGRRPRTAFTTEQINQLEKAFKRNVYLGTHDKAELCKKLNLSDKQIRNWFQNRRMKLKRTYQDTLTHSGRAKLTPQLVHFPDLQPFRPSPYPTYYPVQKTQILYQPPSGLHYSTSPAVDAMSALPVDPLCHFGCIPNLAVTPGDAPLVSPYHPYYRCY, encoded by the exons ATGAGGAGCCGTTTTTCCGTAGAGTGGCTGTCTCAGAGCAGCGAGAACAATGGTTCTGCACCAGCGGGGCCTTGGCCTTCTACCAACCAGACGGATCTCTGTGCCTCTAGCACTCTGCCAGAGAGTCTGCCTGggttttactgtagtaaacGAGAGGCAGGCACCAAGCCCGAGGAGAGACCACATGGCAGTGCGGTCCCCCAGTGCCCGGAAGCCACCTCGCACAGCTTGGCCCAAGTCTACGGCAGCCCTCAAG AGACCAGCTTTAGAGGCAgcctggaggaggtgggggagcAGACGGGGGGCTCTGAGAGCAAAGGCGGAAGCCCCCTCTCACCAGCGGCTCTGCAGGACTCCTCCATCGCCTCCACCGGCACGGGGCGGCGGCCGCGCACAGCCTTCACCACGGAGCAGATCAACCAGCTGGAGAAGGCCTTCAAGAGAAACGTGTACCTGGGCACTCATGACAAGGCTGAGCTGTGCAAGAAGCTCAACCTCTCCGATAAACAG ATCAGGAACTGGTTCCAGAACAGACGCATGAAGCTTAAAAGGACGTACCAGGACACCCTGACTCATTCCGGCCGAGCCAAGCTGACCCCTCAGCTCGTGCACTTTCCCGACCTGCAGCCTTTCAGACCTTCTCCTTACCCCACCTACTATCCGGTGCAGAAGACCCAGATCCTTTACCAGCCTCCCAGTGGCCTACACTACAGCACATCTCCAGCAGTAGATGCCATGAGCGCTTTACCTGTGGATCCGCTCTGTCACTTTGGCTGCATTCCCAACCTAGCGGTGACACCTGGAGATGCCCCACTCGTGTCTCCGTATCACCCGTACTATCGCTGCTACTAA
- the polm gene encoding DNA-directed DNA/RNA polymerase mu isoform X1, which translates to MIPAKRRKLGAPAAGPVADVIRFPHVAVFLLEKRMGASRRAFLTGLARSKGFRLEDSYSPAVTHVVSEKNSGDEVQAWLETQTPAGDADRSVHLLNMTWFTESMAAGHPVKIESRHRLQVKAKSGPSAVTNTMGAYACQRKTPLEHHNAVLTDALLLLAENADFCTNEGRSVAFKRAASVLKALPGPVRRMEELQGLPCLGEHCQRVIKEILEHGASSEVEMTRHSEHYQAMKALTGIFGVGVKTAEQWHRAGIRHPADLVSSEHKLNRAQRAGVEYYEHLRVPVTKAEADRIGEIVKRAVDAVLLGAEITLTGGFRRGKQTGHDVDFLITHPDEGREEGLLPKVVSWLEARDLLLYQKTNKNSYLEAKEWPARPPSNMDRFERCFSIFKLQRPWAALEEPPQSGERGAAETPGWKAVRVDLVVTPVSQFAFALLGWTGSQLFERDLRRWAGQKGMSLSSHALYDCEQKRYLRATSEEEIFAHLGLEYIPPGERNA; encoded by the exons ATGATTCCCGCGAAACGCAGAAAGCTGGGAGCCCCCGCTGCTGGCCCCGTGGCTGACGTCATCAGGTTCCCGCACGTGGCCGTTTTCCTGCTGGAAAAGAGAATGGGGGCCAGTCGTAGAGCTTTCCTCACCGGACTCGCCAGGAGCAAAGGATTCCGCTTAGAGGACTCTTACAG TCCGGCCGTTACGCACGTCGTGTCGGAGAAGAACTCCGGGGACGAGGTGCAGGCCTGGCTGGAGACCCAGACTCCCGCAGGAGACGCCGACAGATCAGTCCACCTGCTCAATATGACCTGGTTCACAGAGAGCATGGCAGCAGGACATCCGGTGAAGATCGAGAGCAGACATCGGCTGCAG GTAAAGGCAAAGTCCGGTCCGAGTGCAGTTACGAACACGATGGGTGCCTACGCGTGTCAGAGGAAGACGCCATTGGAGCATCACAACGCCGTCCTCACT GATGCTCTACTGCTGCTGGCGGAAAACGCGGATTTCTGCACGAACGAAGGGAGGAGTGTTGCGTTCAAGAGGGCAGCTTCGGTTCTGAAGGCCCTCCCAGGGCCCGTGCGTCGCATGGAGGAGCTCCAGGGCCTCCCATGTCTGGGGGAGCACTGTCAAAGGGTCATCAAG GAGATCCTGGAGCACGGTGCTTCGAGCGAGGTGGAGATGACACGTCACTCTGAACACTACCAGGCAATGAAG GCACTGACCGGGATTTTTGGTGTTGGGGTGAAAACCGCCGAGCAGTGGCACCGGGCGGGGATTCGCCACCCTGCAGATCTTGTGTCGTCGGAGCACAAGTTGAACCGTGCGCAACGAGCAG GTGTGGAATACTACGAGCACCTCCGCGTTCCTGTCACGAAAGCGGAAGCTGACCGCATTGGCGAAATTGTGAAGAGGGCCGTGGACGCCGTGCTCCTGGGGGCGGAGATCACTCTAACTGGCGGCTTCAGGAG GGGGAAGCAGACTGGTCATGATGTGGACTTCCTCATCACGCACCCAGATGAGGGCCGGGAGGAGGGGCTGCTGCCCAAAGTCGTGAGCTGGCTGGAGGCTCGG GACTTGTTGCTTTACCAGAAGACCAATAAGAACTCCTATTTGGAAGCTAAAGAATGGCCAGCCCGTCCTCCAAGCAATATGGACCGTTTCGAGAGGTGCTTCTCCATCTTCAAGCTGCAGCGTCCGTGGGCTGCTCTCGAGGAGCCCCCCCAGAGCGGGGAGCGAGGAGCGGCCGAGACCCCCGGCTGGAAAGCCGTGAGGGTCGACCTTGTTGTCACGCCTGTTAGCCAGTTTGCGTTCGCCCTGCTTGGCTGGACCGGATCTCAG CTCTTTGAACGGGACTTGCGCAGGTGGGCAGGACAGAAGGGCATGTCGCTGAGCAGCCATGCGCTGTATGACTGTGAACAG AAGCGATACCTGCGTGCCACCTCCGAGGAGGAGATCTTCGCCCATCTGGGTCTCGAGTACATCCCCCCCGGGGAGAGGAATGcctga
- the polm gene encoding DNA-directed DNA/RNA polymerase mu isoform X2, with protein sequence MIPAKRRKLGAPAAGPVADVIRFPHVAVFLLEKRMGASRRAFLTGLARSKGFRLEDSYSPAVTHVVSEKNSGDEVQAWLETQTPAGDADRSVHLLNMTWFTESMAAGHPVKIESRHRLQVKAKSGPSAVTNTMGAYACQRKTPLEHHNAVLTDALLLLAENADFCTNEGRSVAFKRAASVLKALPGPVRRMEELQGLPCLGEHCQRVIKEILEHGASSEVEMTRHSEHYQAMKALTGIFGVGVKTAEQWHRAGIRHPADLVSSEHKLNRAQRAGVEYYEHLRVPVTKAEADRIGEIVKRAVDAVLLGAEITLTGGFRRGKQTGHDVDFLITHPDEGREEGLLPKVVSWLEARDLLLYQKTNKNSYLEAKEWPARPPSNMDRFERCFSIFKLQRPWAALEEPPQSGERGAAETPGWKAVRVDLVVTPVSQFAFALLGWTGSQLFERDLRRWAGQKGMSLSSHALYDCEQMKSCV encoded by the exons ATGATTCCCGCGAAACGCAGAAAGCTGGGAGCCCCCGCTGCTGGCCCCGTGGCTGACGTCATCAGGTTCCCGCACGTGGCCGTTTTCCTGCTGGAAAAGAGAATGGGGGCCAGTCGTAGAGCTTTCCTCACCGGACTCGCCAGGAGCAAAGGATTCCGCTTAGAGGACTCTTACAG TCCGGCCGTTACGCACGTCGTGTCGGAGAAGAACTCCGGGGACGAGGTGCAGGCCTGGCTGGAGACCCAGACTCCCGCAGGAGACGCCGACAGATCAGTCCACCTGCTCAATATGACCTGGTTCACAGAGAGCATGGCAGCAGGACATCCGGTGAAGATCGAGAGCAGACATCGGCTGCAG GTAAAGGCAAAGTCCGGTCCGAGTGCAGTTACGAACACGATGGGTGCCTACGCGTGTCAGAGGAAGACGCCATTGGAGCATCACAACGCCGTCCTCACT GATGCTCTACTGCTGCTGGCGGAAAACGCGGATTTCTGCACGAACGAAGGGAGGAGTGTTGCGTTCAAGAGGGCAGCTTCGGTTCTGAAGGCCCTCCCAGGGCCCGTGCGTCGCATGGAGGAGCTCCAGGGCCTCCCATGTCTGGGGGAGCACTGTCAAAGGGTCATCAAG GAGATCCTGGAGCACGGTGCTTCGAGCGAGGTGGAGATGACACGTCACTCTGAACACTACCAGGCAATGAAG GCACTGACCGGGATTTTTGGTGTTGGGGTGAAAACCGCCGAGCAGTGGCACCGGGCGGGGATTCGCCACCCTGCAGATCTTGTGTCGTCGGAGCACAAGTTGAACCGTGCGCAACGAGCAG GTGTGGAATACTACGAGCACCTCCGCGTTCCTGTCACGAAAGCGGAAGCTGACCGCATTGGCGAAATTGTGAAGAGGGCCGTGGACGCCGTGCTCCTGGGGGCGGAGATCACTCTAACTGGCGGCTTCAGGAG GGGGAAGCAGACTGGTCATGATGTGGACTTCCTCATCACGCACCCAGATGAGGGCCGGGAGGAGGGGCTGCTGCCCAAAGTCGTGAGCTGGCTGGAGGCTCGG GACTTGTTGCTTTACCAGAAGACCAATAAGAACTCCTATTTGGAAGCTAAAGAATGGCCAGCCCGTCCTCCAAGCAATATGGACCGTTTCGAGAGGTGCTTCTCCATCTTCAAGCTGCAGCGTCCGTGGGCTGCTCTCGAGGAGCCCCCCCAGAGCGGGGAGCGAGGAGCGGCCGAGACCCCCGGCTGGAAAGCCGTGAGGGTCGACCTTGTTGTCACGCCTGTTAGCCAGTTTGCGTTCGCCCTGCTTGGCTGGACCGGATCTCAG CTCTTTGAACGGGACTTGCGCAGGTGGGCAGGACAGAAGGGCATGTCGCTGAGCAGCCATGCGCTGTATGACTGTGAACAG atgaaatcgtgtgtgtag